One segment of Thermogemmata fonticola DNA contains the following:
- a CDS encoding DUF1559 domain-containing protein, translating to MGPRGKPGFTLIELLVVIAIIAILIGLLLPAVQKVREAASRMTCANNLKQLALALHSYHDSNERLPGAVEQGGGRYSSLFVEVLPYIEQDPLYKQWDFTTPLTNGTTGRSATRIKVYLCPSHPEADRTITLGSGAYAFTTYGGNGGTRPFPPALSPVDGVFHTTGPGSQPVPNQRGVKLEHIKDGTSNTLMLGERIIGDGNLDTFLGAWSAGVITPPPDPPLQSVAAYAVWAPPPGPNAAGGLLGATAPINYRHGTIWSPPASPFPGVPPPPPPPVPWSTLGPQWWARLAAYGSFHPHGVNVALADGSIRFLSATTSLPTLAALSTRAAGDLATLE from the coding sequence ATGGGACCACGGGGCAAGCCGGGATTTACTCTGATTGAGCTATTGGTGGTGATTGCGATTATCGCCATCCTTATTGGACTGCTCCTACCGGCTGTGCAGAAGGTGCGTGAAGCTGCATCGCGGATGACCTGCGCCAACAACTTGAAGCAATTGGCCTTAGCCCTGCATAGTTACCACGACAGTAACGAACGTTTACCCGGAGCTGTCGAGCAAGGAGGTGGCCGTTACAGTTCGCTGTTCGTGGAGGTTCTGCCTTACATTGAGCAGGACCCACTTTACAAGCAGTGGGATTTCACGACACCGTTGACGAATGGAACCACGGGCCGGTCTGCCACGCGGATTAAGGTTTACCTCTGTCCGAGTCATCCAGAGGCGGATCGCACGATAACCCTCGGCAGCGGAGCGTATGCCTTCACGACTTATGGTGGCAACGGCGGAACCCGGCCCTTTCCGCCGGCACTCTCGCCCGTAGACGGGGTGTTTCACACCACAGGGCCTGGTTCGCAACCAGTACCGAATCAACGGGGCGTGAAGTTGGAACACATCAAGGATGGGACGAGCAACACGCTGATGCTGGGGGAGCGGATCATTGGGGATGGTAATCTGGACACGTTTTTGGGGGCGTGGTCTGCCGGGGTCATAACTCCGCCGCCAGACCCTCCGCTGCAGAGCGTCGCCGCTTACGCCGTTTGGGCGCCGCCGCCGGGTCCCAACGCCGCGGGCGGGTTATTGGGAGCGACAGCGCCGATCAATTATCGGCATGGGACGATCTGGTCGCCGCCGGCTTCCCCCTTTCCCGGCGTACCACCGCCGCCTCCGCCGCCTGTTCCGTGGAGCACGCTCGGTCCCCAATGGTGGGCACGCTTGGCCGCCTACGGCAGCTTCCATCCCCACGGAGTCAATGTGGCTCTAGCGGATGGTTCCATCCGTTTCCTCTCGGCTACGACTTCACTGCCGACTCTGGCAGCTCTCAGCACGCGAGCCGCTGGTGATCTGGCCACTCTCGAATGA
- a CDS encoding TIGR02996 domain-containing protein, protein MTRMNEHNHFQQLLWNNPDDDLPYLIYADWLEERGEAAQAEYLRLECRLRQLAGHDSELLDGIHRRIELSLALPSAWLAVHRRFTEVDFWHWPQRERCYQQPTPPVLCALSCCQDVQAARRHVNKVRQKGLYRAVEILVNRNARPLHRLQEIPELGDYDILIVRLMTEEARWVRPALQALTHFPPPVRWKTLFLECSDWTAEIVEWLQEAPAWQGLRHLHLLVFPTSGLDEPHLWQRLYQAHWLRHLRGLRLQLPSPQAYESLLACGPWPHVQWLEWDLLDLLAHVEQVEVPLGHLAQAFPNLRGLRVMGGLATPGKAQESSGAWPHLRFLDLRPSRNAPALLGALQAQPLCTQLQELSLMLPADFPKQLLVQFFTGTRWPALRSLSLWGPVASVRLWQAIRSHPDLQQLRYLHLGGVWSAPEAPQTVRTLFRYGSLPHLLHLGLSGLAVSASSVQDLVARHCHNLRLLNLGACRLLGKTPLRRRFRHPLSYPHIFWPASLQ, encoded by the coding sequence ATGACGCGTATGAATGAGCACAATCACTTCCAGCAGTTGCTCTGGAACAACCCCGACGACGATCTGCCTTACCTAATTTACGCGGATTGGTTAGAAGAACGGGGAGAAGCAGCCCAGGCGGAATATCTGCGCTTGGAATGTCGCTTGCGGCAACTCGCAGGCCATGATTCAGAGTTGCTGGACGGCATCCACCGGCGCATCGAATTATCCCTGGCGCTTCCTTCCGCCTGGCTGGCTGTCCACCGCCGCTTCACCGAGGTGGATTTCTGGCATTGGCCTCAGAGGGAACGATGCTACCAGCAGCCCACACCTCCTGTCTTGTGTGCACTGTCTTGTTGCCAGGATGTCCAGGCAGCCCGACGGCATGTCAACAAAGTCCGGCAGAAAGGTTTGTATCGCGCTGTGGAAATCCTCGTGAATCGGAATGCCCGTCCCCTCCACAGGCTGCAAGAGATTCCAGAATTGGGGGACTATGACATCCTGATCGTCAGACTGATGACAGAGGAAGCTCGGTGGGTGCGGCCTGCCCTTCAGGCTTTGACCCACTTCCCGCCCCCAGTCCGCTGGAAGACCTTGTTCCTGGAGTGTAGCGACTGGACGGCGGAGATCGTCGAATGGCTCCAGGAAGCCCCGGCCTGGCAGGGACTACGGCATCTTCACTTGCTCGTGTTTCCGACCAGCGGTCTGGATGAACCGCACCTCTGGCAGCGCTTGTACCAGGCGCACTGGCTCCGCCACTTACGCGGCTTGCGGTTGCAACTTCCATCTCCCCAGGCTTACGAATCCTTGCTCGCTTGCGGCCCTTGGCCCCACGTGCAATGGCTGGAATGGGATTTGTTGGATCTTCTGGCCCACGTAGAGCAGGTAGAGGTGCCCCTGGGCCACTTGGCGCAAGCCTTTCCGAATCTCCGGGGTTTGCGCGTCATGGGCGGCCTGGCAACTCCCGGCAAGGCCCAGGAATCATCCGGTGCCTGGCCCCACCTTCGCTTCCTGGATTTGCGACCTTCCAGGAATGCGCCTGCCCTGCTAGGCGCCCTGCAAGCCCAGCCGCTATGCACCCAGTTGCAGGAATTGAGCCTGATGTTACCGGCAGATTTCCCCAAGCAGCTATTGGTCCAATTCTTCACCGGTACGCGTTGGCCAGCCTTGCGGAGCTTGTCTCTCTGGGGGCCAGTGGCTTCGGTCCGCCTCTGGCAAGCCATCCGTTCCCATCCTGATCTACAGCAATTACGTTACTTGCACCTTGGAGGAGTCTGGTCCGCCCCGGAAGCTCCTCAGACGGTGCGGACATTATTCCGCTACGGATCCCTGCCCCATCTTCTCCATCTCGGCCTGAGCGGTCTTGCTGTGTCTGCTTCGAGCGTCCAAGATTTGGTGGCTCGGCATTGCCACAACCTTCGCCTTCTGAACCTGGGAGCCTGCCGACTCTTGGGAAAAACGCCATTACGCCGCCGCTTTCGCCACCCCCTGTCTTATCCTCACATCTTTTGGCCGGCTTCCTTACAGTGA
- a CDS encoding DUF1559 family PulG-like putative transporter, translating to MVHWNRPAYTLAELLVATAVVSLLLGLILPAIQKVREAANRIRCSNNLRQIGLACHSYVSREGRFPDGGTGWFVQDGWLGQLAPDYEGPSIYWTANRLASCPSRRPLTLCTVWGIVQGQHGTLSDYAAATPEDIYQSTGMNPYIAPAPQTLYGGVIVRRGGLPRSVRPESCSRGLSNILLAGEKWVPTSGYGGGLWFDDATWANGWDADVIRETTVPPEPDHRSGTGRQFGSAHPGGFQALFADGSVRWIDYAIERSLWRELARR from the coding sequence ATGGTTCATTGGAATCGCCCGGCGTATACTTTGGCGGAATTGCTGGTAGCGACGGCTGTAGTCAGTTTGCTCTTGGGGCTGATTCTTCCGGCAATTCAGAAGGTGCGTGAAGCCGCCAATCGCATTCGCTGTAGCAACAATCTCCGCCAAATCGGCTTGGCTTGTCATTCGTATGTCAGTCGTGAGGGCCGGTTTCCGGATGGCGGGACGGGATGGTTTGTCCAGGACGGCTGGCTTGGGCAACTGGCGCCGGATTATGAGGGACCATCCATCTACTGGACAGCCAATCGCCTGGCCTCCTGTCCTTCGCGCCGCCCCCTGACTCTCTGCACGGTGTGGGGGATTGTCCAGGGCCAACACGGCACGCTCAGCGATTATGCCGCCGCGACCCCCGAAGACATTTACCAGAGCACCGGGATGAATCCCTACATTGCCCCGGCACCGCAGACCCTTTATGGCGGAGTCATCGTTCGGCGGGGAGGACTGCCTCGCAGCGTCCGCCCAGAAAGTTGTTCACGGGGATTGTCCAACATTCTGCTTGCCGGGGAAAAGTGGGTCCCCACGTCGGGTTACGGCGGCGGCTTGTGGTTCGATGATGCAACCTGGGCCAATGGCTGGGATGCTGACGTCATCCGTGAAACCACGGTGCCTCCGGAACCGGATCACCGCTCAGGCACGGGACGGCAGTTCGGCAGTGCCCACCCCGGCGGCTTTCAAGCCCTCTTCGCCGACGGCTCGGTCCGTTGGATCGACTATGCCATCGAGCGATCCCTGTGGCGCGAACTGGCCCGGCGATGA
- a CDS encoding SMP-30/gluconolactonase/LRE family protein yields the protein MRYGNSRRMRKQFQRLPAAWLAIGLAWIGGMALGWQQPVPSGQEQPKSPGTAAVGAPGASNKQYQAFVLREAAEKRSQDRVPTTRAEWEKQAAEIRRRLYEAWGGAACFVTPPCPLEPQQHGEPLRREGYTVEKISFQTRPGVRMTANLYIPDAARKKPAPAILMVHGHWRLAKQEPTVQMRCIGAAKLGFVVLCVDAFGAGERGIGTALGEYHGEMTAATLLPSGLTLCGLQVYENMRAVDYLETRPEVDKSRIGITGASGGGNQTMYAAAWDTRLRCAVPVCSVGNYQAYLHTACCMCEVVPGALSWTEEWAVLALIAPRPLMVINAAKDSIQFSPGEAKKSLARVAPVYQLYGQADRLRHVIFDEGHGYSKAMREAMYGFMCLHLKGEGDGSPIPEPPATPEKPEDLRCYPNDTRPKEFVTVPKLAFQEARRAVEAADQRLQAGKWDEARGWLQRWLEEESRACGGKLHPQVEKHADGSRTVQWQPAPGITLTARLESGKSQVIVMLLHMDGAQAARQSQLYHLAQRSGLRVVTLDLRATGPLAPERNRVGRAVDHNAAQWGLWLGRPLFQQWLWDIHSLVRVLRDMGEVAERSILYVGEGPAGLLALAAAAVSQDGVEYGAAAVNSPVTLMTDRPYENFRLGLIVPGLFRMCGDVPHLAALARITPLAIAGGTDPQGRPLGSAEVQAAYRRTVEAAQRDKQVQRRIIFTTPEKLFVDLGVATVQEFTNHPIFEPGARLQVLSAPGTAGEGPAWDPQWGVLTSGAKGIYQWTPDGQSRLWREKAGTNGLLFDRDGTLVCCEPAFRSVSRIDRQGKRTVLTDRFNGKKYNQPNDLTIDSRGRIYFSDPRYGDRSDMQQRDEQGRTIEGVYRIDPDGSVHRVLGREVERANGVLVSADDRYLFVADNNNDTVGGARKLWRFRLKPDGTVEPKSQKLLYDWGQGRGPDGIKQDVQGRLYVAAGLNRPHPPAEPATNVPGGIYVIDPAEGQLLAFLPVPTDEVTNCAFGGDDRRTLFITAGGILYSIRTTTPGRILWPPRSRD from the coding sequence ATGCGATACGGCAACAGTCGGCGGATGCGGAAACAATTCCAGCGATTGCCCGCTGCGTGGCTGGCCATCGGCCTGGCGTGGATCGGCGGGATGGCCTTGGGTTGGCAGCAGCCAGTACCTTCTGGACAGGAACAACCGAAAAGCCCTGGGACGGCAGCAGTGGGCGCTCCAGGAGCCAGTAACAAGCAGTATCAGGCCTTTGTCCTGCGCGAGGCGGCAGAGAAACGGAGCCAGGATCGGGTCCCTACAACCCGTGCGGAATGGGAGAAGCAAGCGGCCGAGATACGCCGGCGGCTCTACGAGGCGTGGGGTGGGGCCGCCTGTTTTGTGACGCCGCCTTGTCCCCTGGAACCGCAGCAGCACGGCGAGCCGCTCCGGCGGGAAGGTTACACCGTGGAAAAGATCAGCTTCCAAACTCGCCCCGGCGTGCGGATGACCGCCAACCTGTACATTCCCGACGCCGCCCGGAAGAAACCTGCACCGGCGATCCTGATGGTCCACGGACATTGGCGGCTGGCCAAGCAGGAGCCCACGGTTCAGATGCGGTGTATCGGTGCTGCCAAGTTGGGCTTTGTGGTGCTATGTGTGGACGCCTTCGGTGCTGGCGAACGCGGCATCGGCACGGCGCTGGGCGAATACCACGGCGAGATGACGGCGGCGACCCTTCTGCCCTCCGGCCTGACCCTCTGCGGTTTGCAGGTGTATGAGAACATGCGCGCCGTCGATTATCTGGAAACTCGCCCGGAGGTGGATAAATCCCGCATCGGCATCACCGGAGCCAGTGGCGGGGGAAACCAAACGATGTATGCCGCGGCGTGGGACACCCGCTTGCGCTGTGCGGTGCCGGTCTGCTCCGTGGGAAACTACCAGGCTTACCTTCACACCGCCTGCTGCATGTGCGAAGTGGTGCCAGGAGCCTTAAGCTGGACCGAAGAATGGGCTGTGCTGGCCTTGATCGCACCGCGACCGCTCATGGTCATCAATGCTGCCAAAGATAGTATCCAATTCTCCCCCGGCGAGGCGAAAAAATCCCTGGCACGCGTCGCACCCGTGTACCAGCTTTACGGCCAGGCGGACCGCCTGCGGCATGTGATTTTCGATGAAGGACACGGTTATAGCAAAGCGATGCGGGAAGCGATGTACGGCTTTATGTGCCTGCACCTCAAAGGAGAAGGAGATGGCAGTCCGATTCCTGAACCGCCTGCCACACCCGAAAAACCGGAAGACCTCCGCTGCTATCCGAATGACACCCGGCCCAAGGAATTTGTGACGGTCCCGAAACTGGCCTTCCAGGAGGCTCGGCGAGCGGTGGAGGCAGCCGATCAGCGGCTACAAGCCGGTAAGTGGGACGAGGCACGGGGGTGGTTGCAGCGTTGGCTTGAAGAGGAAAGTCGAGCCTGTGGCGGAAAGCTGCATCCTCAGGTCGAGAAACATGCCGACGGGAGCCGCACTGTCCAGTGGCAACCTGCCCCTGGCATCACCTTGACAGCGCGGCTGGAATCCGGAAAGTCCCAGGTGATTGTGATGCTCCTGCATATGGATGGCGCCCAGGCTGCCCGGCAGAGCCAGCTATACCACCTGGCCCAGCGTTCCGGTTTGCGCGTGGTGACCCTGGATTTGCGCGCGACCGGACCCTTGGCGCCAGAACGCAATCGCGTAGGCCGGGCGGTCGATCATAATGCCGCCCAGTGGGGCCTATGGCTGGGCCGGCCGCTCTTCCAGCAATGGCTGTGGGATATCCACTCCCTGGTACGGGTCCTGCGGGACATGGGGGAGGTCGCCGAACGCAGCATTCTCTACGTGGGAGAGGGGCCAGCGGGGCTACTGGCTCTGGCCGCTGCTGCCGTCAGTCAGGATGGCGTGGAGTACGGAGCCGCCGCTGTCAACAGTCCTGTCACCCTGATGACCGATCGCCCTTACGAGAATTTCCGCCTTGGCCTGATCGTACCGGGCTTGTTCCGCATGTGCGGCGATGTGCCTCACCTGGCAGCCCTCGCGCGGATCACCCCCTTGGCCATCGCAGGGGGGACAGATCCGCAAGGCCGACCCCTGGGGAGTGCCGAAGTTCAAGCCGCCTACCGCCGCACCGTGGAAGCGGCCCAACGCGATAAGCAGGTCCAGCGGCGCATCATCTTCACTACCCCGGAGAAACTGTTTGTGGACCTCGGAGTAGCTACGGTCCAGGAGTTTACCAATCATCCCATCTTCGAGCCAGGGGCCAGATTGCAAGTCCTGAGTGCACCGGGAACCGCTGGCGAAGGACCGGCTTGGGACCCGCAATGGGGCGTACTTACCAGTGGCGCCAAAGGCATCTATCAGTGGACGCCGGATGGCCAGTCACGCCTCTGGAGGGAAAAAGCGGGCACTAATGGCCTGCTCTTCGACCGGGATGGCACCCTTGTCTGCTGTGAACCCGCCTTCCGCTCCGTCTCGCGCATCGACCGCCAGGGCAAACGGACCGTCCTGACCGATCGCTTCAACGGCAAGAAGTACAATCAGCCCAACGATCTCACTATTGATTCCCGTGGACGGATCTACTTTTCCGATCCCCGTTATGGCGACCGCTCAGATATGCAACAGCGGGACGAGCAGGGACGGACCATCGAAGGAGTTTACCGCATTGACCCGGATGGGAGCGTCCATCGCGTTCTGGGCCGAGAGGTCGAGCGTGCCAACGGCGTGCTGGTGTCGGCGGATGACCGCTATCTGTTCGTGGCCGACAACAACAACGATACGGTTGGCGGGGCACGCAAACTGTGGCGCTTCCGCCTTAAGCCCGACGGCACGGTGGAGCCGAAGAGCCAGAAACTGCTTTACGACTGGGGTCAAGGACGTGGTCCTGACGGGATCAAACAGGATGTGCAGGGCCGCCTCTATGTCGCCGCCGGTTTGAATCGGCCTCATCCCCCAGCCGAACCTGCAACCAATGTTCCGGGCGGCATCTATGTCATCGATCCAGCAGAGGGGCAACTCCTGGCATTCCTACCCGTTCCCACCGACGAAGTGACGAACTGCGCCTTTGGCGGCGACGACCGGCGTACCTTGTTCATCACCGCCGGCGGGATTCTCTACAGCATTCGTACCACGACACCTGGCCGAATCCTCTGGCCGCCTCGAAGTCGGGACTGA
- a CDS encoding Trx7/PDZ domain-containing (seleno)protein, whose translation MMAMSWLWIGVLASSGASNVQKLDPARYGWFSDYEAARAEARRSGKPIFLVFRCEPULDCAEFDAQVVRLPKEIRDVAERFIRVRLIKIAGMDLRRFEFDYDVTWYAFFLNADETIYGRYGGRDASDSEGRLSLAGLRYALERALEKHQQPPPAVRLSGPPVRPEDYPAARRHRGCIHCHNVNEFRRAAEQAAGTWDRDSIWSYPLPENIGIVLHKDQGDLVQAVQPRSPAAEAGLQAGDRLVQLNGYSVASFADASYALHKAPKQGSIPVIWKRGERQFSATLKLPPGWRKTNITWRPSLLDILPSLPVVGDDLTPEEKRALGLPANQAALRQQQRVHESLERIGLRGGDILIGIDGQTFQGGGELLLAHVRRNYLVGDTITLNILRNGQRLHLRYTLK comes from the coding sequence ATGATGGCGATGAGCTGGCTGTGGATCGGCGTGTTAGCTTCAAGCGGAGCGTCCAATGTGCAGAAGCTGGACCCAGCCCGGTACGGCTGGTTTTCGGATTACGAGGCGGCCCGGGCCGAAGCCCGCCGGAGCGGCAAGCCGATCTTCCTGGTGTTCCGTTGCGAGCCGTGACTGGACTGCGCGGAGTTCGACGCACAGGTGGTGCGTCTGCCGAAAGAGATTCGGGATGTGGCGGAGCGGTTCATTCGCGTGCGTCTGATCAAGATTGCCGGGATGGACCTGCGGCGCTTCGAGTTCGACTATGATGTGACCTGGTACGCCTTTTTCCTCAACGCGGATGAGACGATCTATGGCCGCTATGGGGGGCGTGACGCCTCCGATAGTGAGGGGCGCTTGTCCCTGGCGGGCTTGCGCTATGCCCTGGAACGGGCGCTGGAGAAGCACCAGCAGCCGCCCCCCGCTGTGCGGCTGAGCGGTCCTCCCGTGCGGCCCGAGGACTATCCCGCCGCCCGCCGCCATCGCGGCTGCATCCACTGCCATAATGTCAACGAGTTCCGCCGCGCTGCGGAACAGGCCGCCGGCACGTGGGACCGGGACAGCATTTGGTCCTATCCCTTGCCGGAGAATATCGGGATCGTGTTGCACAAGGACCAAGGCGATTTGGTCCAGGCGGTACAACCTCGCTCGCCGGCAGCCGAGGCCGGCTTGCAAGCGGGGGATCGCCTCGTGCAGCTCAACGGTTATTCCGTTGCCTCCTTCGCCGATGCCTCCTATGCCCTGCACAAAGCCCCGAAGCAGGGAAGCATCCCGGTGATCTGGAAGCGAGGCGAGCGGCAGTTCTCCGCGACGCTCAAACTGCCCCCCGGCTGGCGGAAAACCAACATCACGTGGCGCCCCTCGCTGCTAGACATCCTTCCCTCGCTCCCCGTGGTCGGCGATGATCTGACGCCGGAGGAAAAGAGAGCCTTGGGACTACCCGCCAATCAAGCCGCTCTGCGACAACAGCAGCGGGTGCATGAAAGTCTCGAACGGATCGGGCTGCGGGGAGGCGATATTCTCATCGGCATCGACGGCCAAACCTTCCAGGGAGGCGGAGAGCTGTTGCTGGCCCACGTGCGACGCAATTACCTCGTGGGGGATACGATCACCCTGAATATCCTGCGCAACGGCCAACGTCTCCATTTGCGCTACACCTTGAAATAG